TGATATTTTAAAAACTTCTTCCACCGGGCCCTGCAGTCCGGCAAAAAGCATTTTTCCTCCCCCTGCCTTTAATTTTTTTGCAGTAGCAAGGATGCTCCGGAGACCTGCGCTGCTTATGTACTCAAGATCAGCGAAATTAATAATAAGATTGTTCTCTCCCTTTGATATCAGATCGGACATATTTTTTTCAAATTCCGGTGCAGTAACCGCATCTATCCTGCCCTTTACTGAAACAACGGGGATGTTCTTTTCTTTTCTGAAA
The sequence above is a segment of the Pseudomonadota bacterium genome. Coding sequences within it:
- a CDS encoding STAS domain-containing protein, encoding MEINFRKEKNIPVVSVKGRIDAVTAPEFEKNMSDLISKGENNLIINFADLEYISSAGLRSILATAKKLKAGGGKMLFAGLQGPVEEVFKISGFYSIFSIFDSEATALNNL